The genomic segment CCGGAGACGGTGATCTGGCGCCGGCACGGCAGCGGCGAGATGGGCGCCCACATCTGGGCGCCGGAGCTGCACCACATCAACGGGCGGTGGTACATCTACTTCGCCGCCGGCCGCACCGACGACGTCTGGCGGATCCGGATGTACGTGCTGGAGAACGCCGCCGCCAACCCGCTGGCCGGCGGCTGGACCGAACGCGGCCGGATCGCCACCCCGCTGGACACCTTCTCCCTGGACGCGACCACCTTCGTCCACAACGGCACCCGCTATCTGTCCTGGGCGCAGAACGACCCGGCCGTCGGCAGCGGCACCAGCCTCTACCTGGCCGCCATGAGCAACCCGTGGACGATCACCGGCAACCCGGTCCGGATCAGCACCCCGACGCACTCCTGGGAGACCATCGGGCACCGGGTCAACGAGGGCGCGGCGGTGATCCAGCGCAACGGGCGGGTCTTCATGACCTTCTCGGCCAGCGCCACCGACAGCAACTACTGCATCGGCCTGCTCACCGCCTCGGCGAACAGCAACCTGCTCAACCCGGCGTCGTGGACGAAGAACCCGCAGCCGGTGTTCCGCAGCAACGCCGCCACCGGCCAGTACGGCCCGGGACACAACTCGTTCACCGTCGCCGAGGACGGCCAGAGCGACCTCCTCGTCTACCACGACCGCAACTACCGGGACATCTCCGGTGACCCGCTCAACGACCCGAACCGGCGGACCCGGGTGCAGAAGTTCTACTGGAACGCCGACGGCACCCCGAACTTCGGCATCCCGGTTCCGGACGGCGCGACGCCGTACCGGTTCCGATCGCACAGCCACCCGGACCGCTACCTGCGGCACTGGGAGTACCGGGCGAAGATCGAGCCGAATGTCACCAACCTGCCCGACTCGCAGTTCCGGATCGTGCCCGGGCTGGCCGGCGGGGGCAGCGTCTCGCTGGAGTCGACGAACTTCCCGGGCTACTACCTGCGCCACCGCAACTACCAGGTCTGGGTGGAACGCAACGACAACTCGGCGGTGTTCCGGGCCGACGCCAGCTTCCACCGCCGCGCCGGCCTGGCCGACGCCGCGGGGGTCTCCTTCGAGTCCACCAACTTCCCCGGCCGATACCTGCGGCACAACCAGTTCGACGTGAACCTGGAGCCGGTCGGCAGCGCGGCCGAGCAGGCCGCCGCCACCTTCCACCTGGAGTGAGCGCAACGGGGTGCCGGTCGCGCCGCTTGACAGCCGGCCGGCACCCCGCGTTATCGTCGTTGGCAGCGCGCCGGGGATCGCGCCGAGACTCGCCGGAAGGCTGGAAGCCACCCTTACCCGTTCGGTTCGAGCGACGGACACCGAAGCTCTGGACCGCCCGTGCGAGTCCGGGCGATGAGCGAGGTGCTCCCCGTGAAGACGCTCCCCGACAACCCACACCCCGAACACCTGCGCCGGCAGGCCAAGGACCTGCTGGCGGGCCTGCGCGACAGCGACCCCACGGTGACGCTGGCCGGCGCGCAGGCGACGCTGGCCGGGCAGTACGGCTTCCGTACCTGGACCGACCTGTTGGCCGAGGTCGACCGCCGGCGCGGCTGCGCGGCGGTGGCCGACCCGGCACTGGCCCGCGCGATCGCGGCGCACTACGACCTGGGTCAGGTGACCGGCGAGATGCGGTCGCTGGCCCGGCCCGACGAGTCCGGCCGCCGGTGGTCGCTGCGCACCGACCGGGGCCGCTGGTCGGTGCGCACCATGGACACCTGGTGGCCGATCGTCGACGTCGAGACCGAGGTCGCGTTCCGGCTCGCCGCG from the Solwaraspora sp. WMMD1047 genome contains:
- a CDS encoding family 43 glycosylhydrolase, encoding MRLHRPRPPARVRALAALTTAAAVLSSLLIATPAPAAPPVLYTNPIAAQRADPHIVKHTDGFYYLTATAPEYDRIVLRRATTIAGLASAPETVIWRRHGSGEMGAHIWAPELHHINGRWYIYFAAGRTDDVWRIRMYVLENAAANPLAGGWTERGRIATPLDTFSLDATTFVHNGTRYLSWAQNDPAVGSGTSLYLAAMSNPWTITGNPVRISTPTHSWETIGHRVNEGAAVIQRNGRVFMTFSASATDSNYCIGLLTASANSNLLNPASWTKNPQPVFRSNAATGQYGPGHNSFTVAEDGQSDLLVYHDRNYRDISGDPLNDPNRRTRVQKFYWNADGTPNFGIPVPDGATPYRFRSHSHPDRYLRHWEYRAKIEPNVTNLPDSQFRIVPGLAGGGSVSLESTNFPGYYLRHRNYQVWVERNDNSAVFRADASFHRRAGLADAAGVSFESTNFPGRYLRHNQFDVNLEPVGSAAEQAAATFHLE